DNA sequence from the Raineyella sp. LH-20 genome:
TCGCCGCCGTCACCTTCGGAGCCGCCGCGGTCAGCGCGCTGGTGCTCGGCGGGCCGACCGGGCGGATCGGCGCCCGTACGGTGATGGTGGCGGTGTCCCTGGGCGGCGCGGTCGGTCTGGGCGTGCTGGCCCTGGCAGGCTCCTTCGCCTGGGTCGTGGTGGCCGCCGTCGTGTCCGGTGCCGCGCAGGCACTCTCCAACCCGGCCACCAACCGGGTGGTCGCCGCACTGCCCGCCCACCGCCGCGGCGCCCTGATCGGGTGGAAGCAGTCCGGTGTGCAGATGGCCCAGTTGCTCGCCGGCGTCCTCGCTCCCGCGATCGCCGTCCTGGCCGGCTGGCGGTGGGCGGCCGCGGTCGGCATGGTGATCGCACTGCTGGCCGCCGCCACCTCGCTGGCCATCCGGCCGGAACGGGCGCCGCAGTCCGCGGCGGTCGCCGAGGGGGCTGGCACCTGGACCTCGGTGGCCACCCTCACCGCCTACACCTTCTGCATGGGCTTCGGGCTCCAGGCGACCAACGCCTACCTGCCACTCTTCGCCCACCGCCAGCTCGGCTTCTCCGTGCCGACCGCCGGGGCGACCGCCGCCGTGATCGGCGCCGTCGGGGTGGCCAGCCGGATCGTGTGGGCCCGCGCCGCCCATCGCGACGGGCTGCGCGCCCACACCCTGACCCTGCTCGCCCTGGGTGCCGCCCTCGGCGTCGGGCTCGGGCTGGCCGCCACCGTGGCCGGCGGCTGGCTGGTCTGGGTCGGTGCGGCCATCTTCGGCGCCGCAGCCCTCGCCTCCAACGCGGTGACCATGGTCGCGCTGGTCCGCACCGTGCCGCCCGCCCTGCTGAGCGCGGCGACCGGGCTGCTCGTCACCGGCATGTACGTCGGCTTCGCCACCGGCCCGCTGACCTTCGGTCTCGCCCTCGAGAGCGGGGTGGCCTTCCCGGCCGCCTGGCTCGTCCCGCTGCTCGCCTTCGGGCTGGCCGCCGTGATCGGCCTGCCCACTCCCCTGACCCGTCCCCTCCGCGACTCCTGACCCGAGTGCTCCTGACCCGAGCGCTCCCGACCCGTACGACCCACACCTGCACCACCACTCCCAGAGAGGAAGCAACGATGCTCACCCACGAACAGAACGACCTGCTCACCCAGACCGGCCCGGGCACGCCCATGGGCACCCTCTTCCGGCGCTACTGGATCCCCGCGCTGCACGCCTCCGAGCTCGCCGAGCCGGACGGCGACCCGGTCCGCATCAAGCTGCTCGGCGAAGAGCTCGTCGCCTTCCGCGACAGCGACGGGCGTCTCGGCCTGCTCGACGAGTTCTGCAGCCACCGCACCGCCTCGCTCTACTTCGGTCGCAACGAGGAATGCGGCCTGCGCTGCGCCTACCACGGCTGGAAGTACGACGTGGACGGCAACTGTGTCGACATGCCGTCGGAGCCGGAGGGCACCACGTTCCGCCAGCGGATCAAGCAGCGCGCCTACAAGGCCGTCGAGGCCGGCGGCCTGATCTGGGCCTACCTGGGCGACCCGGCCAAGGAGCCGCCGCTGCCCAGCCTGGAGTGGATGGGCCTCAACCCGGAGAAGCGGTTCGTCTCCAAGCGGCGCCAGTTCTCCAACTACCTGCAGGCGATGGAAGGCGGCATCGACTCCAGCCACGTCTCCTTCGCCCACCGCTACAACCTCGACAACGATCCACTGCACGCCGGCACCGAGGGCAACAAGTACCTCAAGGCCGACACCCGGCCGAAGTTCGAGGTGGCCGAGTCCGACGGCGGTCTGCTGATCGGCGCCCGCCGCACCGCGGACGAGGACACCTACTACTGGCGGATCACCCAGTGGATGATGCCCTGGTACACGATCATCCCGCCGTTCGGCACCCACAACCCGATGGGCGGCCACGCCTGGGTGCCGATCGACGACGACAGCTGCTACGCCTGGAGCTGGAACTACCACCCGACCCAGGACTTCGGCGAACGCGAGCTCGACGCCCTGCAGTCCGGTGACGGCATCCACGTCAAGTACAAGCCGGGCACCTACGATCCGCTGGCCGACAAGGCCAACGACTACCTGATGGACCGCGCCGCCCAGCGCCGCAAGGAGACCTTCTCCGGCATCGCCGGCATCGCCGCCCAGGACTTCTCCCTGCAGGAGTCGATGGGTGAGATCTGCGACCGGACGAAGGAGCGCCTCGGCACCTCCGACGCGGCCATCATCCTCGCCCGTCGCCGCCTGCTCGCCGCCCTCGACGACCTCGAGTCCGACGACCTGCCCGGGCTCGCCCCCGAGCACACCCACGTACGGTCGGCCTCGATCCTGCTGCCGAAGGACGTCCCCTTCCAGGAAGGGGCCAAGGACGTCCTCGTGGTGAAGCCCGGCGAGAACTTCTACTCCATCTGATCGGAACATCCATGCGCACACTCCCCCAGCGCCTCCGCGCGGTGGCGGCGGTCCTGGCCGCCACCGTGGCGGCCACCACCCTGGCCGGCTGCAGCGGCGTCGCCGCCGGAGCGACCTCCTGCGAGGGCGTCAAGGTCGAGGCCGGCATCACCAACAGCCTCTCCGACGCCCTGCTCTACATCGCCAAGGACAAGGGGTACTTCGCCGCTGAAGGCCTCAACGTCACGCTGCGGCCGTTCAAGTCCGCCGGCGAGATGATCCCCTACCTCGCCGCCGGTCACCTGGCCGTCGGCGCCGGCGCACCGTCGGCCGGCTTCTACAACGGCATCGCCCGTGGCATCGACGTCAAGATCGTCGCGGACAAGGGCGAGCTGGTCACCGACTACGACTACATGCCGCTGCTGGTCCGCAAGGAACTCGTCGACTCCGGCAGGGTGAAGAGCGTCGCCGACCTCAAGGGGCTCAGTGTCGCCGAGCCCGCGCCCGGCACCGCGACCGCGTCGACCGCCTCGGGGCTGCTGGAGGCGAACGGACTGACCTACAACGACGTCAGGCACACCTTCCTCGGCTTCCCCGACCACGTCGCGGCGCTGCAGAACGGATCCGTCGACGCCTCACTGACCACCGAGCCGGCCGCCACCAAAGCGCTGGCCACCGGTGCGGCGGTCAAGCTGGCCGACTCGACCACGGTCTACAACAACCAGCAGTTGGCGGTGCTCCTCTACAGCGGCGACTTCGGCAAGAAGCAGCACGCGGCCGCGCAGTGCTTCATGAACGCGTACGCCCATGCGGCGCGGGACTACAGCACCGCGGTGGAGCGGGGCAAGTGGGCCGGGCCGGGCGCCGACGAGGTCGCCGGGATCATCGCCAGGAACGTCAAGAGCCAGCCGGCCGCGATCAAGAAGACGGTCCCGAGCTACGTCGATCCGGACGCCGCTCTGAACGTCGAGAGCCTGAAGAAGGACTACGCGTTCTTCGTCAAGCAGAAGTTGTATAAGGGCAGGTCCCAGATCGATTTCGATTCGCTGGTCGACACCAGCTTCGTTGAGGCGGCCGCGAAGACCGCGAGGGGTAACTGATATGAGCACCGTCGTCGAAGAGCAGCAGAGCCAGGGCCGCCGCAGCGCCGTCCGGGCCACCCAGGTCACGCACCGCAGCGGGCCGAGCAGGAACACCCTGCTGACCATCTCCATCGTCTCCTCGATCGGCCTGCTGGTCGTCTGGGAGATCCTGTCCCGGACCGGGGTGTTGGACACCCGCTTCTTCCCCGCCCCGACGCTGTCTTCCGGTCGCTGTGGAACGAGGCGATGAGCGGCCAGCTGTGGGGCCAGTCCCAGCACAGCCTGGCCCGGCTGGTGATCGGCTTCCTGATCGGGGCCGTGCCCGCGGTGATCATCGGCGTCCTGATGGGCCTGTCGAAGTCGATCAGCGCCGCGCTGCGTCCGATCATCTCGGCGCTCTACCCGGTGCCGAAGAGCGCCGTCCTGCCGCTGTTCCTGCTGTTCTTCGGTCTGGGCGAGGACACCATCTGGTACTTCGTCGCGATGGGCGGCTTCTTCCCGGTCGTCATCAACACCTTCACCGGGGTCGCCAACGTGGCCCCGATCTACTACGACGTGGCGCACAACTTCGGCGCCAAGCGGGGCCGGGTCTTCTGGACGGTGGCCCTGCCGGGCGCGATGCCCAACATCATCACCGGCCTCGAGCTCGGCGCCGGCATGGGCCTGATCATGCTCGCGATCGCCGAGATGATGGGCGGCCAGGGCAACGGCTGGGGCTTCATGGTCTGGAACTCGTTCCAGCTGTTCAACATCGAGTCGATGTACGCCTACCTGCTGGTCTTCGCGATCGTCGGCTTCGTGCTCGCGGTCGTCGTCGGATACGTGGGTCGCAAGCTCACTCCGTGGATCACCCGTCACTGACGCCCCCCGACCCAACGAAACGGATTGTCACCATGTCCCACACCATCGCCTCGGCGAACCCGACCACCACGGCCACCGGCGACATCAAGATCAGGATCCGCGGCCTCGACAAGCGGTTCACCGTCCCGGGCGGCCACGTCGTGACCGCGTTGGAGAACTTCGACCTGGACGTCCCCACCGGCCAGTTCCTCACCATCGTCGGCCCGTCCGGCTGCGGCAAGACGACCTTCCTGCGGATGCTCGCCGGCCTGGAGACCCCGACCGCCGGCACCATCGACGTCAACGTCGGCAGCGCGGGTCGCCCCGAGAACGCCATGGTCTTCCAGGGCGACTCGATCTTCCCGTGGATGAACGTCTGGGACAACGCGGCGTACGGCCTGACCGTACGGCGCGTGCCGAAGGCCCAGATCAAGGAGACCGTCGGGCACTACCTCGAGGCGACCGGCCTGACGAAGTTCGCCGACGCCTATCCCCACCAGCTCTCCGGCGGCATGCGCCAGCGGGTGTCGATCGCCCGGGCGTTCGCCAACGACCCGGAGATCCTGCTGATGGACGAGCCGTTCTCGGCGCTCGACGAGCAGAACAAGACGCTGCTGCAGGCCGAGCTGCTGCGGATCTGGGACGAGACCCGCAAGACGGTCGTCTTCATCACCCACTCGGTGGACGAGGCGGTCACGCTGAGCGACCGGATCATGGTGATGAGCGCCCAGCCGGGCACGGCCAAGGCCTTCATCGACGTGCCGTTCGAGCGGCCCCGCGACGTCCTGCAACTGCGCCACGAACCGCAGTACGGCGAGATCGTCTTCGACATCTGGGGCCAGCTGCGCGAAGAGGTCCGCAAGGCCAAGCAGCAGGCCGACGACCGTGCCGCGAAGAAGCGCGGGCAGCGACGCCGATGACCGCCCTGCATGTCCGCGCCGCCGTCAGCGACGGCGCCGGCAGCACCGTCGTCCGGGAGCTCACCCTCCCGGACACGGTGAGCCGGTTGCGGGTGGAGTCCTCCGCGGTCTGCGGCACCGACGTCATGCTCCACCAGCGCGGTCTCCGGGCGCCCGCGGTGCTCGGTCACCACACGATCGGGCGGATCGACCACCTCACCGAGGCCGACGCCGAGGCGCTGGGCCTCGAGGTCGGCACCCGGGTCGCGGTCGAGGAGTACGTCGGCTGCGGCCGCTGTGCCGAGTGCCGGGCCGGCCGCTACCGGCTGTGCCCGTCGGTCGACCTGTGGACCGGCGGCGAGCGGGTCGGGATGATCCCCGTCTCGCGCGGCTCCGGGCTGCACGGCGGCAACGCCGAATACCTGGAGCTGTCCGCCCGACACGCCCTGCACCGCCTGCCCGACCGGCTCACCGTCGACGAGGCCGCTTGGACGCTGCCCCTGGCCAACGCGGTCGACTGGACGCTGGACGCCGGCGGTGTCGGGCCCGGGTCCACGGTGGCGATCATCGGCCCGGGCTACCACGGGCTGTCCTGCGTGGCGGCCGCCGTCGCGGCCGGCGCCGAGACGGTGGTCGCGATCGCCCGGACGTCGAGCGCGCACCGGCTCGAGCTGGCCCGCCAACTCGGCGCCGTCACCGAACGCAACGACGACCCCGACCACGACGTGGTCGACGTCGTCCGGGAGACGTACGGTCCGCTGGATGCCGTCATCGACACCATCGGCCGGCCCGAGACGATGGCGTCCGGGCTGCGGATGCTGGGTCGCTTCGGGGTGCTGGTGATCGCCGGTCTGGCCGGCGGCGACGTGGCCCTCGATCCCACCGCGATCGTCCGCAACCTGGTGACGGTCCGGGGCGTACGCGGCCGCTCCCCGCAGGCGGTCGAACGCGCCATCGCCCTGCTCGCCGCCGGTGGCACCGGACTGGAGCGGATCCCGTCGTACTACGTGCCGCTGGAGGGCGTCGGCGGCACCCTGCGGGACATGGCCGAGGGCCGTGCCCCGGTCACTCCTCACGTCGTGGTCGACCCGTGGCTGCGGGTCACCGATCCCATCCCCACCGAGTCCCCGAAGGAGATCCGATGAACCCCCTGCGCCGTTCCTATGAAGCCCGCGTGCTGGTCGTCCCGCTCGGTCCCGGCAGCGCCCGACTGGCCGAGGACCTGGTCACCCTCGGTGTCGAGCGGGTGCAGGTGCTGACCGATCCCGATCCGGTCGCCGCGCTGACCCGGCCGCTCGGCGAGGCCGGCTGGCAGCCGCCGTCGCCGGCCGGCACCGGTCAGGTCGCCGAGGCCGCCGACATGGTGGTGCTGGTCGGCACCGATCTGGCCCAGGTGCCCGAGGACGTCGTCCGCGAGGTCTGCACCGCGGCCCGCGTCGGCGGCGACCTGATCGCCGCCGTGCTGGTGGCCCCCGAGCGCTGGCAGGAGCCGGCCGGTGCCTCCGCGATGGTCACCCTGCGCCAGGAGGTCGACATGCTGGTGTCCGTACGCAGCCCGAAGCTGCTCGCCGCTCTGCTCGACGTGTTGCGCGGCGGCGCCCGGCCGCAGGACTACCCGGAGATGACCGTCGAGGAGGTGTCGGCATGACCGGCGAGGACCAGGACTTCTTCGAGGTCACCGTCAGCAAGGCGACGCTGGAGGCCGAGGGCGTCATCTCGCTGGAGATGGTCCCGGACCGTGGCCTGCTGCCGGCGTACGAACCGGGCTCGCACCTCGACATCGAGCTGCCGTCCGGCCTGGTCCGGCAGTACAGCCTGTGCAGCCCGCCGTCGGACCTCAGCTTCTACCGGATCGCGGTGCTGCTGGAGCCCGAGGGCCGCGGCGGCTCCCAGGAGATCCACGAGACCGCGCTGGTCGGCAAGCGGGTGCGGATCCGCGGCCCGCGCAACCACTTCCCGCTGGAGCCGTCGCCGCGCTACCTGTTCATCGCCGGCGGCATCGGCATCACCCCGATGCTGGCGATGGTGATCCGCGCCGAGCGGGAGAAGTCGCCGTACGAACTGGTGTATTTCGGCCGGCGCCTGGAGAGCTTGGCCTTCCGCAAGAAGTTGGCCACCGGACCGCACGTCAAGGTGCTGGTGACCGGGGACACCGGGCGCCCCGACCTCGCCGGCATCATCAACGGCGTCACCGACGACACGCTCATCTACGCCTGTGGACCGATCGAGATGCTCAAGGACGTCGAGGACTTCTGCGAGCAGGCCGGGCGGACCCCCCAGCTGCGGACCGAACGGTTCACCTCCGACGGCGAAGCGGCCGCCGAGGCGGCCAGCGGCGACTCCTTCGAGGTGGTGCTGCAGCGCTCCGGCGCGGTGCTGACCGTCGGGCCCGACCAGGGGCTGCTCGAGGTCATCCGGGATCACTGCGAGGTGATGACCTCCTGCGAGGACGGCTACTGCGGCACCTGCGAGACCACCGTGCTGGAGGGCGTCCCGGAGCACCACGACACCATCCTCAACGAGAAGGAGCGCGCCGCGGGCAGGACGATGATGGTCTGCGTGGGCCGCTCGAAGACACCGCGGCTGGTCCTCGATCTCTGAGTCGTACGGTCCCCTGGGGCGTACGACTCCCTGAGGCGCACGACTCACGGGGACGTGCGGCCCCCTGACACGTTCAGCCCTCCGGGACGTACGACTCCCCGGGACGTGCGGGCCCACTGACACGTACGGCTCCCCGGGACGTACGGGCCCACTGACACGTACGACTCCCCGGGACGTACGGGCCCACTGACACGTACGACTCCCCGGGACGTACGCCCCGCGCGGAGTCCCTGGTCGGACGGCGCCGGTCCCGGTCAGCCGTCGACGGCCTGTCCGGCGAGGTCCTCCTCGATCGCTCGCACCGCAGCGAGCAGATCCGGAAGGACCTCGTCGTGCAATTGCTGCACCGTCGTCCGGGTGACGTGAGTGGAGACGTTGACGGCCGCCACGGCGCGACCGTCCGGACCATGGACGGCGACGGCGATCGAGCGCAACGCCGGATCGAGCTCCTGGTCGGTGACGGAGTAGCCGTCCTCCCGCGCCCGGCGGACCACCCTGGCGACATCCTCGGGGGTGGTCACCGTCGCCGCGGTCCCCGGCGCCGCGACCAGCGGCTCGCCCTGCAGCCGGGCCAGGTAGTCCTGCAGCTCAGCGTCCGACAGATCGGCCAGCAGCACCCGCCCGCTCGACATCGAATACGCCGGGAACCGGCTGCCGACGGCGATGTTGACGTTCATCAGCCGCGGGCCCTTGACCCGGTCGACGTAGACGACGCTGTCCCGGTCGAGCACGGTCAACGAGCAGGTGTCCCGGACCCGTTCGGCGAGGTCGGACAGGTGCGGATGGGCGATCCGCGGCAGCGCGAGCACCTCGAGGTAGGTGTCGCCGAGTTCCATGATCCGCGGGCGCAGCCAGAACGTCGGGCCGTCGCTCGACACGTAGCCGACCCCCTCCAGCGTCAGCAGCAGCCGCCGGGCGGTGGCGCGGGTGGTGTCGGCGAGCCGGGCGATCTCGGCCAGCGACAGCGGCCGGTCGGCGCGGGCGAGGATCCCGATCACCTCGAGGCCGCGCAGCAGGGAGGCGACGGTGTCGTCTGCTCGTTGGCCGCTCGCTGGCATGTCGTGAACCCTATCCGGTGCAGTGGCCCGCCGACATCGAACGGCCCGATCCCCGGGCCTGGGCGGCTGTGCCCGGGTGGGCTGATTCGCCCCGGGGTTCCTCGCCGCCGCGCCTTCAACAGCCTTCGCCACCGCAACGCGCGAGTTGCAGTCAGCCGCCGCGCTTTCAGTCAACTGCGGCGCTTTCAGTCAACTGCCGCGCTTTCAGTCAACTGCCGCGCTTTCAGTCAACTGCGGCCTGCCGGCGGGCCGCGGATCGCTGAAACAGCGGCGGCTGGCAGAAGGAGCATCCGCATCCGCAGCGGAGTGGCGACGAGGTCCTGCAGGCCGACCCGGATCAAGCGGCGGAGGACCTGGTCGTATGACCGGTCGGGATCGGCGAGCAGTTCAGTGGTCAGGGCACCGACTGAGGTCATCGTGGGCATCCTTCGAGGCTCCTTGGCCATTAGCCCGAAACCACGGTGACCCGTCTCGCGAGCCTGACACTCAAGGACGCGCCCACGGGCCACCGCAGGATTCACACCATGCCAAGGGCCTCATCCGGCACAAACGCTCGGCTCTTCACCTCGCCCACGCGTTCGTGCTGAATGACAGGCACATGTGCGCGGGCGAAACGCAGAGGTCATCGAATGTGTCTGAGCCGGTGCAGCGGGAGGCACCGCGCCGAGCCACCCGTGCCACCGTCGGGTCCCGGTCGCGGCGCAGGGTGCGGTTCCTCACGCGTGTTCCGCCGGGAGACCCTGCACAACCGACGCACGTGATGATCGCCACACCCTTGTTGAACATGACTGTACGAGTTACTGTGGAGACCTGACCAGACGTCGTCGAGTCGAGGACGACCGGGATGAACGAGCCACAGATCCCACCAGACCGTGTCGCCGAGGTGACCCCCACCTCCCCGGCCTCCACGTCCGCCCCGCCCACTGCTTCCAGCGCGGACTCGATCCCGGCTTCGGACCCGATCCCGGACTCGGCCTCGGCCGCAACCCCGCCCGCGACCCCGACCATGGCCCCGCCCCGGACCCCGCCCCCGGCCCGGACCCCGATCCCGGTCTCCGCGGCGCCCGCAGCCCCCGCGTCCGCGCCGCCGCGGGCCGGGTTCCGGACCTTCCTCCATGTCCTCGCCAACACGGCGGTGGCCAATGTCACCACGAGCTTCCTGTGGTTCGGCCTGACGTTCTGGATCTACGCCGAGACCCGCAACGTGATCGCGACCGGGGTGATCGGTGCGGCGTACCTGCTGTTCATCTCCCTGTTCAGCATGTTCTTCGGCACCGTGGTCGACCGGTTCCGCAAGAAGACCGTGATGGTGTCGGCGACCCTCGCCGCACTGGCGGTCTTCGGTCTCGATGCCGGGTTCTTCTTCGCGGTCGGCGCGGAGCGGATCGTCGATCTGAGGTTGCCGTGGTTCTGGGTCTTCGCCGTCGTGATGCTGGCGGGCTCGGTGGTGGAGCAACTGCGCACCATCGCACTGGCGACGACCGTCACCCTGCTGGTGCCCGAGGACCGCCACGCCAACGCGAACGGGCTGGTCGGGTCGGTCCAGGGCGTGACGATGGTGGTCACCAGCGTGTTCAGCGGCCTGTCCGTCGGGTTCCTGGGGATGGGCTGGACGCTCCTCATCGGCCTTGCCGCGATCGCCCTCACGCTGCTCCACCTCGCACCGCTGCCGATCCCCGAGGCGCGTCCCGCAGCGGCGACCTCCTCCTCTGCATGGGTGGACCTGCGCGGTGGCTGGCTCGCGGTCCGGGCCGTCCGGGGGCTGTTCGCCCTGGTGCTGTTCACCACGGTCAACAACCTGTTCAGCGGCGTCGCGGGTGCGGTGATGGACCCGTACGGCATCGACCGGTTCGGCGTCCAGGGGTGGGGGATCTGGTTCGCGGTGGCCTCCACCGGCTTCATCGGCGGCGGCGCGCTCGTCGCGGCGGTCGGGCTCGGGAAGAACCCGGTCCGCACCATGCTGCTGGCCGCCGGCGCGCTCGGGGCCGCCGGGGCGCTGTCCACGTTCCGCGAGTGGGGATGGCTCTACGTCCTGGGACTGTGGCTGTTCATGGCTCTGGTGCCCGCGGCCGAGGCCGCCGAACAGACGGTGATCCAACGTCTGGTGCCGTACGAGAAGCAGGGTCGGGTGTTCGGGTTCGCGATGACCTTCGAAATGGCCGTCGCCCCGGTGATGAGCCTGCTGACCGCTCCGCTCGCGCAGTGGTGGATCATCCCGGCGCTGCGCACCGACGCCGGACGACGGCAGTGGCAGTGGCTGCTCGGTGCCGGGGACGACCGCGGCATCGCGCTCATCCTGCTGGTCGCCGGCCTCGGCTGCGTCCTGCTCGCCCTGGGCTCGATGCTCACCCCGCAGTACCGGGCACTGTCCGCGAGCTTCCGGGCGGCCCCCGACCCGCCCGGTCAGACCGCCCGGCGGCGGAGTGTCGGTGCCGCGGATTAGGCTCGGGCCACAACCGCATCGAGGAAGGACGAACGGCATGACCGACGCCGGACCCAACCCGTACGTGGTGGACATCGAGGCCGCCACCATCGACAACACTTACTTCCGCGACACCCTGTGGACCGGGACCAACCTGCAGATGACCGTGATGGCGATCGAGCCCGGTGGCGAGGTCGGCGGGGAGATCCACGACGACCACGACCAGTTCATCCGGATCGAGCAGGGTCGGGCCCGGGTGGTGATGGGGCCGGCCAAGGACGACTACACCCTCGACCAGGAGGTCACCGATGACTGGGCCATCCTCATCCCGGCGGGCAGCTACCACAACGTGATCAACGTCGGGGAGGAGCCGCTCAAGCTCTACTCGCTCTACGCCCCGCCGGAGCACACGCCGGGCACTCGCCACATCACCGCGCAGGACGCCCTCGAGGATCCGCAGGAGACCGACCTGGTCGGGTGAGTTCCGGCCGGCCGGCGGGCACAATGACCGCATGACCGATCCGCAGGACAAGGCGTCCCGTTCGACCCCCCAGCCGACGAGCACCTCCGCCACCTCGCCCGTCGCGTCACCCCGTGACTGGGATGCCGCGACGTACGGCGCGCTGCCCCTGCCGCACGTCGGCTGGGGTCGGCGGGTGCTGGATCGGCTGCGTCCGGTGGACGGGGAGACGATCCTGGAGCTCGGCTGCGGCACCGGGCGCGACGCCGCGGTGCTGCTGGCCGAGCATCCGGGATGCCGGCTGGTCGCCCTGGACGGCTCGCCGCGGATGCTGACCGCCGCCGCCCAGACCCTGGCGCCGTACGCGGAGCGGGTCGTGCTGCGGCAGGCCGATCTGCGGGAGGGCTTCACCGTGGGCGAGCCGGTGGACGCGGTGATGAGCGTCGCCACGCTGCACTGGATCCCGGATCACGGGCCGGTGTTCCGCTCCGTCGCAGCGGCGCTGCGTCCCGGTGGCCGGTTCGTCGTCGACGCCGGGGGCGAGGGCCAACTGGAACGGGTCCATCGCGCCGCCCGGCTGGTCGGCGGCGCCACCCAGCCCGCCGAGACGACCCATTTCGCCGGCGTCGAGGAGACCCGGGCCGCTCTCGGGGCGGCCGGCTTCGTGGACGTGGCGGTCCGGCTGCGCCCCGAGCCGCTGGTCCTCGACGAGGCGACGCTGCGGCCGTTCCTGGCCACGATCATCCTCGGCGAGGTGCTGCGCGGCATGCCCGAGGAGGACCGCGACGCGTACGTCGACGCCGTGGCCCGGGCGATGGACGAGCCGGTGATCGACTACGTACGTCTCGAGTTCGAGGCCCGTCGGCCCTGAGTCCCGGAGCAGTCCCGCCACCGGCACGGGCCGCAGCCCGCTGACCGGCGCCGAGGTCGTCGGATCAGCCCGGGAAGACCCGTACCGACCCGACGACCCGGACGCCGACCCGGTCCCCGGGCGACGGCGGCTGCAGTCCGATCACCCGGGCCCGCAGACCGGGT
Encoded proteins:
- a CDS encoding MFS transporter — its product is MTSTTLTRTSGPSTAALWAGLALCMAAGPLLLYTLTAISPLVIDDLGLSEAQYGAIAAVTFGAAAVSALVLGGPTGRIGARTVMVAVSLGGAVGLGVLALAGSFAWVVVAAVVSGAAQALSNPATNRVVAALPAHRRGALIGWKQSGVQMAQLLAGVLAPAIAVLAGWRWAAAVGMVIALLAAATSLAIRPERAPQSAAVAEGAGTWTSVATLTAYTFCMGFGLQATNAYLPLFAHRQLGFSVPTAGATAAVIGAVGVASRIVWARAAHRDGLRAHTLTLLALGAALGVGLGLAATVAGGWLVWVGAAIFGAAALASNAVTMVALVRTVPPALLSAATGLLVTGMYVGFATGPLTFGLALESGVAFPAAWLVPLLAFGLAAVIGLPTPLTRPLRDS
- a CDS encoding Rieske 2Fe-2S domain-containing protein, encoding MLTHEQNDLLTQTGPGTPMGTLFRRYWIPALHASELAEPDGDPVRIKLLGEELVAFRDSDGRLGLLDEFCSHRTASLYFGRNEECGLRCAYHGWKYDVDGNCVDMPSEPEGTTFRQRIKQRAYKAVEAGGLIWAYLGDPAKEPPLPSLEWMGLNPEKRFVSKRRQFSNYLQAMEGGIDSSHVSFAHRYNLDNDPLHAGTEGNKYLKADTRPKFEVAESDGGLLIGARRTADEDTYYWRITQWMMPWYTIIPPFGTHNPMGGHAWVPIDDDSCYAWSWNYHPTQDFGERELDALQSGDGIHVKYKPGTYDPLADKANDYLMDRAAQRRKETFSGIAGIAAQDFSLQESMGEICDRTKERLGTSDAAIILARRRLLAALDDLESDDLPGLAPEHTHVRSASILLPKDVPFQEGAKDVLVVKPGENFYSI
- a CDS encoding ABC transporter substrate-binding protein codes for the protein MRTLPQRLRAVAAVLAATVAATTLAGCSGVAAGATSCEGVKVEAGITNSLSDALLYIAKDKGYFAAEGLNVTLRPFKSAGEMIPYLAAGHLAVGAGAPSAGFYNGIARGIDVKIVADKGELVTDYDYMPLLVRKELVDSGRVKSVADLKGLSVAEPAPGTATASTASGLLEANGLTYNDVRHTFLGFPDHVAALQNGSVDASLTTEPAATKALATGAAVKLADSTTVYNNQQLAVLLYSGDFGKKQHAAAQCFMNAYAHAARDYSTAVERGKWAGPGADEVAGIIARNVKSQPAAIKKTVPSYVDPDAALNVESLKKDYAFFVKQKLYKGRSQIDFDSLVDTSFVEAAAKTARGN
- a CDS encoding ABC transporter permease is translated as MSGQLWGQSQHSLARLVIGFLIGAVPAVIIGVLMGLSKSISAALRPIISALYPVPKSAVLPLFLLFFGLGEDTIWYFVAMGGFFPVVINTFTGVANVAPIYYDVAHNFGAKRGRVFWTVALPGAMPNIITGLELGAGMGLIMLAIAEMMGGQGNGWGFMVWNSFQLFNIESMYAYLLVFAIVGFVLAVVVGYVGRKLTPWITRH
- a CDS encoding ABC transporter ATP-binding protein; protein product: MSHTIASANPTTTATGDIKIRIRGLDKRFTVPGGHVVTALENFDLDVPTGQFLTIVGPSGCGKTTFLRMLAGLETPTAGTIDVNVGSAGRPENAMVFQGDSIFPWMNVWDNAAYGLTVRRVPKAQIKETVGHYLEATGLTKFADAYPHQLSGGMRQRVSIARAFANDPEILLMDEPFSALDEQNKTLLQAELLRIWDETRKTVVFITHSVDEAVTLSDRIMVMSAQPGTAKAFIDVPFERPRDVLQLRHEPQYGEIVFDIWGQLREEVRKAKQQADDRAAKKRGQRRR
- a CDS encoding zinc-dependent alcohol dehydrogenase, coding for MTALHVRAAVSDGAGSTVVRELTLPDTVSRLRVESSAVCGTDVMLHQRGLRAPAVLGHHTIGRIDHLTEADAEALGLEVGTRVAVEEYVGCGRCAECRAGRYRLCPSVDLWTGGERVGMIPVSRGSGLHGGNAEYLELSARHALHRLPDRLTVDEAAWTLPLANAVDWTLDAGGVGPGSTVAIIGPGYHGLSCVAAAVAAGAETVVAIARTSSAHRLELARQLGAVTERNDDPDHDVVDVVRETYGPLDAVIDTIGRPETMASGLRMLGRFGVLVIAGLAGGDVALDPTAIVRNLVTVRGVRGRSPQAVERAIALLAAGGTGLERIPSYYVPLEGVGGTLRDMAEGRAPVTPHVVVDPWLRVTDPIPTESPKEIR
- a CDS encoding PDR/VanB family oxidoreductase, which gives rise to MTGEDQDFFEVTVSKATLEAEGVISLEMVPDRGLLPAYEPGSHLDIELPSGLVRQYSLCSPPSDLSFYRIAVLLEPEGRGGSQEIHETALVGKRVRIRGPRNHFPLEPSPRYLFIAGGIGITPMLAMVIRAEREKSPYELVYFGRRLESLAFRKKLATGPHVKVLVTGDTGRPDLAGIINGVTDDTLIYACGPIEMLKDVEDFCEQAGRTPQLRTERFTSDGEAAAEAASGDSFEVVLQRSGAVLTVGPDQGLLEVIRDHCEVMTSCEDGYCGTCETTVLEGVPEHHDTILNEKERAAGRTMMVCVGRSKTPRLVLDL
- a CDS encoding IclR family transcriptional regulator C-terminal domain-containing protein, producing the protein MPASGQRADDTVASLLRGLEVIGILARADRPLSLAEIARLADTTRATARRLLLTLEGVGYVSSDGPTFWLRPRIMELGDTYLEVLALPRIAHPHLSDLAERVRDTCSLTVLDRDSVVYVDRVKGPRLMNVNIAVGSRFPAYSMSSGRVLLADLSDAELQDYLARLQGEPLVAAPGTAATVTTPEDVARVVRRAREDGYSVTDQELDPALRSIAVAVHGPDGRAVAAVNVSTHVTRTTVQQLHDEVLPDLLAAVRAIEEDLAGQAVDG